A region of Planococcus sp. MSAK28401 DNA encodes the following proteins:
- the cymR gene encoding cysteine metabolism transcriptional regulator CymR, which produces MKISTKGRYGLTIMIALGKQYGAGPVPLRKIAADNELSEAYLEQLVAPLRNSGLVKSVRGAYGGYMLTRHPKEISAGDVIRVLEGPIQPVEGIEDEKQPQRELWGRIRDAVKNVLDTTTIEDLAQTEEGDTEHYMFYI; this is translated from the coding sequence ATGAAAATATCAACGAAAGGCCGTTACGGCTTAACAATTATGATCGCATTAGGAAAACAATACGGGGCAGGTCCGGTGCCGCTGCGCAAGATTGCTGCAGATAATGAATTGTCGGAAGCTTATCTCGAACAGCTCGTGGCACCGCTGCGCAATTCGGGACTGGTGAAAAGCGTGCGCGGCGCATACGGCGGCTATATGTTGACGCGCCATCCGAAAGAGATTTCAGCAGGAGACGTCATCCGCGTGCTCGAGGGGCCGATCCAGCCGGTCGAAGGCATCGAAGACGAAAAGCAGCCCCAGCGTGAACTGTGGGGACGCATCCGCGATGCCGTGAAGAATGTCTTGGACACAACGACGATCGAAGATTTGGCACAGACAGAAGAAGGCGACACTGAACATTATATGTTCTATATATAA
- a CDS encoding replication-associated recombination protein A — MHNEPLAFRMRPRTIDEVVGQKDVIGPSTALYKMIKSGHVPSMLLYGDPGIGKTSIAHAIAGTSDLPFIALNATTSGKKDVESVVQEARMTGKVLLFLDEIHRFNKLQQDALLPHVESGSIVLIGATTENPFHDVNPAIRSRCGEIKQLKRLTQEDIVELLNSALADEKRGLGREKIRISKEQVARIAEGTNGDARKALTMLESIVIASDEEDGKYLVDDGIIEQMIKRVGVFGDKKGSHFFNLLSALQKSVRGSDVNAAMYYLAHLLENGDLTAVTRRLLVMAYEDIGLANPAVGGHVLAACQAADRLGLPEARIPLAQAVAEMCLSEKSNSAYRAIDAATAAINKGQVGDIPAHLRDTHYAGSAELGHGGYKYPHDTPIGSFGGWADQDYLPKELKKTEFYKPVVAGEEKKFAGIYEKLKGFRKK, encoded by the coding sequence GTGCACAATGAACCACTCGCTTTCCGCATGCGTCCGCGGACCATCGACGAAGTTGTCGGCCAAAAAGATGTCATTGGCCCCTCAACTGCATTGTATAAAATGATTAAAAGCGGCCACGTGCCGTCCATGCTCCTATACGGCGACCCAGGAATCGGCAAGACCTCAATCGCGCACGCCATCGCCGGCACGTCCGATCTGCCGTTCATCGCGCTCAATGCGACGACTTCCGGCAAGAAAGATGTCGAATCGGTCGTTCAAGAAGCGCGCATGACCGGCAAGGTGTTGCTGTTCTTGGATGAGATCCACCGCTTCAATAAATTGCAGCAAGATGCACTGTTGCCGCATGTCGAATCCGGTTCGATCGTGCTCATCGGCGCGACGACGGAAAATCCATTTCACGACGTCAATCCGGCGATCCGTTCGCGCTGCGGCGAAATCAAGCAGCTCAAGCGGCTGACGCAAGAAGACATAGTGGAACTATTAAACAGCGCCCTGGCGGATGAAAAACGCGGGCTCGGCCGCGAGAAGATCCGGATATCCAAAGAACAAGTCGCCCGCATTGCCGAAGGGACGAACGGTGACGCGAGAAAAGCTTTGACGATGCTCGAATCGATCGTCATCGCATCGGATGAAGAAGACGGCAAATATCTCGTGGATGATGGCATCATCGAACAGATGATCAAACGCGTCGGCGTGTTCGGCGATAAGAAAGGCTCCCATTTCTTCAACCTGTTATCTGCGCTCCAAAAATCTGTGCGTGGCAGCGATGTCAACGCGGCAATGTATTATCTCGCCCATTTGCTTGAAAATGGCGACTTGACCGCTGTGACAAGACGCTTGCTCGTCATGGCATATGAAGACATCGGCCTCGCCAATCCAGCTGTCGGCGGGCATGTGCTCGCGGCTTGCCAGGCGGCGGACCGCCTCGGATTGCCGGAAGCGCGCATCCCGCTCGCACAGGCAGTCGCCGAGATGTGCTTGTCGGAGAAATCCAATTCCGCCTACCGGGCGATTGATGCGGCCACTGCCGCCATCAATAAAGGCCAAGTCGGGGACATCCCGGCGCATTTGCGCGATACGCATTACGCAGGCAGCGCAGAGCTCGGACACGGCGGATATAAATATCCCCACGATACGCCGATCGGTTCGTTCGGCGGCTGGGCCGACCAGGATTATTTGCCGAAAGAATTGAAAAAAACGGAGTTCTATAAACCAGTCGTCGCCGGAGAAGAAAAGAAATTCGCGGGCATCTACGAAAAGCTCAAAGGCTTCCGCAAAAAATAA
- a CDS encoding tRNA threonylcarbamoyladenosine dehydratase, translated as MLHQFSRNELAIGKEGMDLVKGSTVAILGVGGVGSFAAEACARSGVGKIILVDKDNVDITNINRQLVANLSTVGQSKVEVMKKRILDVNAECEVVTLHMFYTEDTYEEFFSHKPDYVIDASDTLIYKVHLIKECYSRRIPIISSMGAANKTDPTRFKIADISKTHTDPLAKMIRKKLKQAGIRKGVPVIFSDESPIVVREDVVETVGKKDAAIRKAQMPPSSNAFTPSTVGLIAASWVVNQITKSIHIQRVNQ; from the coding sequence ATGTTACATCAATTTTCAAGAAATGAACTCGCCATCGGCAAAGAAGGAATGGACCTGGTGAAAGGTTCAACGGTCGCTATACTCGGTGTCGGCGGGGTCGGGTCATTTGCAGCCGAGGCTTGCGCAAGAAGCGGCGTCGGAAAAATCATCCTCGTCGATAAAGATAACGTCGATATCACCAACATCAACCGCCAATTGGTGGCGAACCTTTCCACGGTTGGCCAGTCCAAAGTCGAAGTGATGAAAAAGCGTATTCTGGATGTCAACGCGGAGTGTGAAGTGGTGACGCTCCATATGTTCTATACAGAAGACACCTATGAAGAATTTTTCAGCCACAAGCCCGATTATGTCATCGATGCCTCGGATACATTGATCTATAAAGTGCATTTGATCAAAGAATGCTATAGCCGACGCATCCCGATTATCTCGAGCATGGGCGCTGCCAATAAAACGGACCCGACGCGCTTTAAAATCGCCGACATCTCGAAGACCCATACCGATCCTTTGGCTAAAATGATCCGCAAGAAACTGAAGCAAGCGGGCATTCGCAAAGGCGTACCGGTCATCTTCTCTGACGAAAGCCCGATTGTGGTGCGTGAAGATGTGGTCGAAACCGTCGGCAAAAAAGACGCAGCGATCCGCAAAGCGCAGATGCCGCCATCTTCCAACGCTTTCACTCCATCAACGGTCGGCTTGATCGCCGCGAGCTGGGTCGTCAACCAGATCACCAAATCGATCCATATCCAGCGCGTCAATCAATAG
- the aspS gene encoding aspartate--tRNA ligase produces the protein MSRTHYCGEVNETAIGQRVSLKGWVRKRRDLGGLIFVDVRDRSGIVQVVFNPEISETASKIGESLRNEFVVHIDGLVVERAEGQVNAAMKTGKVEVQVDNAEIINAAKNPPFAIEDQTGVSEDLRLKYRYLDLRRPAMFETLKMRSDVTKTIRNFLDSEGFLDVETPILTKSTPEGARDYLVPSRVHDGEFYALPQSPQLFKQMLMVSGVDKYYQIARCFRDEDLRADRQPEFTQIDMEMSFQTMEGIIELNERLMIRVMKEVKGIDIAAGFERMSYRDAMERFGSDKPDVRFGMELTDVSELVKDSAFKVFTGAVESGGQVKLINAKGQAANYSRKDIDALGEFAARYGAKGLAWLKVEEGGVKGPIAKFFEGEMADSLIAAAQAEAGDLLLFVADSKTVVADALGALRMKLGKDLDLIDQSIFKFLWITDWPLLEYDDKDGRYYAAHHPFTMPFEEDLDKLSTEPQNVRAQAYDLVLNGYELGGGSARIYKRDIQEKMFEVLGFSKEEATEQFGFLLEAFEYGTPPHGGIAFGLDRLVMLLAGRTNLRDTIAFPKTASASDMLTEAPSAVSSAQLEELNLAVTSQNSEKDTE, from the coding sequence ATGTCGAGAACACATTATTGTGGAGAAGTGAACGAAACGGCAATTGGCCAGCGCGTATCATTAAAAGGGTGGGTCCGCAAACGCCGCGACCTCGGCGGATTGATCTTCGTCGATGTCCGCGACCGTTCAGGAATTGTCCAAGTGGTCTTCAACCCGGAAATTTCAGAAACAGCGTCAAAAATCGGTGAATCGTTGCGCAATGAATTTGTCGTCCATATTGATGGGCTTGTTGTCGAACGGGCTGAAGGCCAAGTAAACGCAGCGATGAAAACAGGCAAAGTCGAAGTCCAAGTGGATAATGCAGAAATCATCAACGCTGCGAAAAACCCGCCGTTTGCAATTGAAGATCAAACGGGTGTCAGCGAAGACTTGCGCTTGAAATACCGTTATTTGGACTTGCGCCGCCCAGCTATGTTCGAAACTTTGAAAATGCGTTCGGACGTTACGAAAACGATCCGCAATTTCCTCGACAGCGAAGGATTCTTGGATGTAGAAACACCAATTTTGACGAAGTCCACACCGGAAGGCGCACGGGACTACTTAGTGCCAAGCCGCGTTCATGACGGCGAATTCTATGCCTTGCCGCAATCGCCGCAATTATTCAAGCAAATGCTCATGGTTTCAGGAGTAGACAAATATTACCAAATCGCACGTTGCTTCCGCGATGAAGATTTGCGTGCTGACCGCCAGCCGGAATTCACTCAAATCGACATGGAAATGAGCTTCCAAACAATGGAAGGCATTATTGAATTGAACGAACGCTTGATGATTCGGGTGATGAAGGAAGTCAAAGGCATCGACATTGCAGCAGGATTCGAGCGCATGAGCTACCGGGATGCCATGGAACGTTTCGGTTCCGATAAGCCCGATGTCCGTTTCGGCATGGAATTGACCGATGTATCGGAACTGGTGAAAGACTCCGCGTTTAAAGTCTTCACAGGTGCCGTCGAATCGGGCGGGCAAGTCAAATTGATCAATGCCAAAGGACAAGCCGCCAATTATTCACGCAAAGACATCGATGCCCTCGGCGAATTCGCTGCTCGTTACGGCGCAAAAGGCTTGGCATGGCTGAAAGTGGAAGAAGGCGGCGTCAAAGGGCCGATTGCCAAATTCTTCGAAGGCGAGATGGCTGATAGCTTGATCGCAGCAGCACAGGCAGAAGCAGGAGACTTGCTATTGTTTGTCGCCGATTCCAAAACAGTGGTGGCAGATGCTCTTGGTGCCTTGCGCATGAAACTCGGCAAAGACTTGGACCTGATCGACCAATCGATCTTCAAATTCCTGTGGATCACCGACTGGCCGCTGCTTGAATATGACGACAAAGACGGCCGCTACTACGCGGCGCACCATCCATTCACGATGCCGTTCGAAGAAGATCTCGATAAGCTGTCGACGGAACCGCAAAACGTCCGTGCACAAGCTTATGACTTGGTGTTAAACGGCTATGAACTGGGCGGGGGATCGGCGCGGATTTACAAACGCGACATCCAGGAGAAAATGTTCGAAGTGCTTGGTTTCTCGAAAGAAGAAGCGACAGAGCAATTCGGCTTCTTGCTCGAAGCATTCGAGTACGGGACGCCTCCACACGGCGGCATTGCATTCGGCCTTGACCGCTTGGTGATGCTGTTGGCAGGGCGTACCAATTTGCGCGATACGATCGCATTTCCGAAGACTGCTTCTGCGAGTGATATGTTAACAGAAGCACCGAGTGCAGTATCATCGGCTCAATTAGAGGAATTAAACCTAGCGGTGACTAGTCAGAATAGTGAAAAAGATACAGAGTAA
- a CDS encoding SH3 domain-containing protein translates to MQRRLLLTLLVFILALSGTIPLAVSNSALADNGEVSATGSKVNIRTGPGLSYEVIGSMKQGDKAQQVSRSGDWIEIRHGNTEGWVASWLVNTEQAQDTSAQTAVSSVDSLNIRAQADLSSAVLSKMNAGEQAQVIANHGDWTEVQFRNVRGFVSTQYISITEQKAASPEDSSSEEPEETAQALEKLSSFHIAVDALNVRAEPSLNAEIQASVKEGQVFNVKGMDGNWVQLELAEGETGWVYAFYGELSDQPAQQASSTDEQVTVLTDGTNLRAQANTSSEVVTRADAGMQLSVAGKEGQWYLVALEDGRQAYIADWVVRTGKATETAEAEKEQPARKAGSLNGLTIVLDPGHGGNDGGTVGVRKTNEKDLTLKTAEILSHHLRSAGAEVVMTRQSDVYVDLRHRVAESHQVAADAFISIHYDATEDSTVSGFTSYYQHPYQQKLAEHLNGGLAGKLTLDDRGARKGNYLVLRDNRQAAVLVELGFLSNFNEERIVSSDQFRQQAALGLYNGIISYFDSELSE, encoded by the coding sequence ATGCAACGAAGATTATTACTCACCTTGCTGGTTTTTATTTTGGCCTTATCTGGCACGATCCCATTAGCCGTTTCGAATTCTGCCCTTGCAGATAACGGCGAAGTATCAGCCACGGGCTCAAAGGTCAACATCCGAACCGGTCCGGGTTTGAGCTATGAAGTGATCGGCTCGATGAAACAAGGCGACAAAGCACAACAGGTTTCACGCAGCGGCGATTGGATTGAGATCCGCCACGGCAATACAGAAGGCTGGGTCGCTTCCTGGCTTGTCAATACAGAACAAGCGCAAGACACTTCAGCCCAAACCGCTGTATCGTCCGTCGACAGCTTGAACATCCGCGCACAGGCAGATCTATCTTCCGCGGTGCTGTCAAAAATGAACGCCGGTGAACAAGCACAAGTGATCGCGAACCACGGCGACTGGACAGAAGTGCAATTCCGCAATGTCCGCGGCTTCGTCTCGACACAGTACATAAGCATAACGGAGCAAAAAGCGGCATCTCCTGAAGACTCGTCTTCCGAAGAACCGGAAGAAACTGCTCAAGCTCTTGAAAAACTTTCTTCATTCCACATCGCGGTCGACGCGCTGAATGTCCGTGCCGAACCGAGTTTAAACGCGGAAATCCAAGCTTCTGTTAAAGAAGGCCAAGTATTCAACGTAAAAGGAATGGACGGCAATTGGGTCCAGCTTGAACTTGCAGAAGGTGAAACCGGCTGGGTCTACGCCTTTTACGGCGAATTGTCCGACCAGCCCGCACAACAAGCGAGCTCCACCGATGAACAAGTGACCGTCCTTACCGACGGCACGAATCTGCGCGCACAAGCGAACACATCTTCAGAAGTGGTCACACGGGCGGATGCCGGTATGCAGCTGTCGGTAGCAGGAAAAGAAGGCCAATGGTATTTAGTGGCGCTTGAAGATGGCCGCCAAGCTTATATTGCCGATTGGGTCGTACGCACAGGAAAAGCCACTGAAACAGCCGAGGCCGAAAAAGAACAACCCGCAAGAAAAGCCGGCTCACTGAACGGCTTGACGATCGTCTTGGATCCGGGCCACGGGGGCAATGACGGCGGCACTGTCGGCGTCCGAAAAACCAATGAAAAAGACCTGACCTTGAAAACTGCCGAAATCCTGTCCCATCACTTGCGCTCTGCAGGGGCGGAAGTCGTCATGACGCGGCAATCCGATGTTTATGTCGATCTTCGCCACCGTGTTGCCGAAAGCCATCAAGTGGCAGCCGACGCCTTCATCAGCATCCATTACGATGCCACGGAAGACAGTACAGTTTCAGGCTTCACTTCGTATTATCAGCATCCGTACCAGCAAAAATTGGCCGAGCACCTCAATGGAGGATTGGCCGGTAAATTAACGCTCGATGACCGCGGCGCGAGAAAAGGCAATTACCTCGTCTTGCGGGATAATCGCCAGGCCGCAGTGCTCGTCGAACTTGGCTTCCTCAGCAATTTCAACGAAGAACGCATCGTCTCGAGCGACCAATTCCGCCAACAAGCGGCACTTGGCCTTTACAACGGCATCATCAGCTATTTCGATTCTGAATTAAGCGAATAA
- the hisS gene encoding histidine--tRNA ligase: MGNIQAPRGTYDVLPQESAKWQEVERTINELCNLYQYKEIRTPVFEHTELFQRGVGDTTDIVQKEMYTFQDRGDRSLTLRPEGTASVVRSYVEHKLFGQPDQPVKLYYTGPMFRYERPQAGRTRQFVQFGVEAIGSKDPAIDAEVIALAMDVYKSSGLKSLRLVLNSLGDTESRLAHKQALIEHFAPSIEEFCSDCQNRLEKNPLRILDCKVDREHPLMATAPSLADYLNEESAAYFAQVKDYLDELGISYVVDPNLVRGLDYYNHTAFEIMSEAEGFGAITTLAGGGRYNGLVEDLGGPESPGIGFAMSIERLLLALEMEKVEIGQDQSLDAYVIAMDAASKKKAVSIVRDLRANGISADMDFTDRKMKAQMKSADRKNARFVIVIGESELESGKAAVKEMATRDQQEVPFDELADNIQNKKSLEE, from the coding sequence ATGGGCAATATCCAAGCACCGCGCGGCACATATGACGTGTTGCCGCAAGAATCTGCCAAATGGCAGGAAGTCGAACGGACGATCAATGAATTATGCAACCTGTATCAGTATAAGGAAATCCGCACGCCGGTTTTCGAACACACGGAATTGTTCCAACGCGGCGTCGGTGACACGACCGATATCGTCCAAAAGGAAATGTATACATTCCAGGACCGCGGGGATCGTTCCTTGACATTGCGCCCGGAAGGAACGGCCTCCGTCGTGCGTTCGTACGTCGAACATAAACTTTTCGGCCAACCTGACCAGCCGGTGAAGCTGTATTATACCGGCCCAATGTTCCGCTATGAGCGGCCACAAGCAGGACGCACACGCCAGTTCGTGCAGTTCGGCGTGGAAGCGATCGGCTCAAAAGATCCTGCCATCGATGCGGAAGTCATCGCGCTCGCCATGGACGTCTATAAATCGAGCGGGCTGAAAAGTTTGCGGCTCGTCTTGAATTCACTTGGCGATACCGAAAGCCGCTTGGCGCATAAGCAAGCGCTGATTGAACATTTCGCGCCGTCGATCGAAGAATTCTGCAGCGATTGCCAAAACCGCCTGGAGAAGAACCCGCTGCGCATTCTCGATTGCAAAGTAGATCGTGAGCATCCCTTGATGGCAACAGCTCCTTCCCTTGCGGATTATTTGAACGAAGAATCGGCCGCTTATTTTGCTCAGGTTAAGGACTATTTGGACGAGCTCGGCATCAGCTATGTCGTCGATCCGAACCTGGTTCGCGGGCTTGATTATTACAACCACACCGCTTTTGAAATCATGAGCGAGGCGGAAGGCTTCGGGGCGATTACAACGCTTGCAGGCGGCGGCCGCTATAACGGGCTCGTCGAAGACCTCGGCGGCCCGGAATCGCCAGGCATCGGTTTTGCGATGAGCATCGAGCGCTTATTGCTCGCTTTGGAAATGGAGAAAGTGGAAATCGGGCAAGATCAATCGCTTGATGCATACGTCATCGCGATGGATGCGGCTTCAAAAAAGAAAGCTGTCTCTATTGTTCGCGACTTGCGCGCAAACGGTATCTCGGCGGATATGGATTTCACTGACCGTAAGATGAAAGCACAGATGAAGTCTGCAGATCGTAAAAATGCCCGGTTTGTCATCGTCATCGGTGAATCGGAGCTCGAGAGCGGCAAAGCGGCCGTCAAAGAAATGGCGACGCGTGACCAGCAGGAAGTGCCATTCGATGAATTGGCTGACAACATCCAGAATAAGAAATCATTGGAGGAATAA